GGAATTTAATCAGCTAACACTTGGTAGTTTTCATTACGATCTGAAAAAACTTTCCTGGGAGTCGGGGACGATTCCCGGCAAAGAGAAAAAAATCCTGGAAGGGGATTGTATTCGTAGGGTTGTATTGGCGGAACTTGCGGGAGATTCGTTTAACTCTGTTTTTGTGGAAGTACTATCGGAAGAACCACCGATGGGGCTTTTTTCGATTCCTTTCGGATACAGAAAGGGGGTTAAAATCCTGGACGGCTTGCAATTGAAAGAACATGAGGAATTGGTTCGTACCAAACGACTTGAGTTCGAATACTCTCCCAAAGAAAAATCCGTTCGTATTTTTCCAACTAATCCGAATTATTCGCAGGAATTTATATTCAACGGTTGGGAGATGATTCCCAATCTGCCTATGCGACCGGTTCCTTCCTTTGTATCGCTTGAAGTGGAACCGAAACTGGAAATAGGTAAGGAGTCGAAAGTTACTTTGCAATTGAAAAACCGCGGAAATTATACGACCGTAACTTATCTCTCCCTTTCTTTTCCGGGAGAAGCCAAAATTCGTTTGGATGAAAATGCGAAAGGACTTCGTTTTTATAACAAGGGTGCCACTGTTTATAATATAGTTCAGAACAAACAGATTTCATCCACGCAATTGTTATTGGAAGCTACCAAAGAAGGTTGGGGTTCCAATTATAAGTACGGAATCAGTTTTTATTATACTCCTATGACAAAAGAAAATCAAAAATTTTTATTTCGTTCCTCTTTCAAATTTTATAAGGAAATCGTTTCCATACCGAATCGGTTCTCCGTCAATAAAACTGAAATCGATCAACAAGGATTTCCCACTTATCCAATGTTAATGGATGTTAAATGAAAGAAAACATATCCCCTGAATTGAGAGCTGCTCGGGAAGAAGTCGTCAGGGCACAGGTCGAGAGATTTCAGAATTTTTATTCTTCCTATTTCAATCGAAAGGAAACCATTGCGATGGCAAAGTTTTTCTTCGAAACTGTATATAATTTGGAAGGGAAGGAAGAATGGGAAACCCTGGCTTTCAATACGTATGCAAAAGTAAAACATATGATGAAAGAAGGCACCCGGGAAAGTGTGGAACGACTTATCGAACTCAATACGATCACCGATGAACTGGATATAAAACTCGGCAAATTGCTTTTAGAACACGGTTGGAAGCCCGGAACAAAAATCTCGGAAGAAGAATATTTCGAAAGGTTTCGGGAATTGGGAGAATCTCAAAGCCGTAAAAAACAATTGGAAGTGGTTCTATTCAATCTAAGAAAATTTTACGATCTTGCTCACAGACCTATCAATTCCTATATTATGAAACCTGCGGCAGTCATGGCACGCATGTTAGGTGTTTATCCTTTATTCAAAAAGGTAGAACAAGGATATTATGCCACCCTCCCGGTCTCTCCGGAAATTTTTAATTCGTTTTTCGATGAGGTGGAAAAAAGAGAATGGGAGTTTTTGTTCCAGGCATTTCCGGAGCTTAAAAAATAAATGAGACGATCCAGGTTCAGAAAGTCGAGCGCAGAGGAAGAGGAAACATCGCATAACCAGGAGAGATGGCTCTTGACTTATGCGGATATGATCACTTTGCTACTCGGACTTTTTATCATACTCTATGCGATCAGTAAGGTAGACTCGAAAAAATTATCCGAAGTGGCAACGGATATCAAAAGAGGTTTCGGATTGAATGCTTCCGCCATGGGTTTGATTGTCGAAGGTGGTTCGGGAATTTTGCAGGAAGATCTGATGGAGCCGAAGTCACAAGTGTATCGACTTTGGGAAAAGGTCGGATTCGCTTTGCGTTCCTTAAAGGAAAAAGCCAAATTGAAATTGGGACTTGCTGAAACGGAAGAGTTGAAATTAACTTTTTTGACATCGAATCTTTCTTCGGGTGTCATACTGGAAGAAGATCCTGAGTTGGAGTTCGCATTCAAACAATTGGCGGAACTTTCGAAAGGAATGGACATAGACGTAGTTGTTCGGGTGCAGATACCGTATGAAGCAACCATTGATAAATCAAAATTTCAAAATTCCTGGGATTATCATTCTCACAGAGCTTCCATTATTGCCGAAAAATTAGTAACTGATTACGGAATTCCGAAAGAACAAGTATCTGTACAAGGTTATGCGACATTTCAAAAATCAGTTGATAGCGATACCCCCGAAAAAAAAGCGAAAGAAGAAAGAATCGAAGTGATTATCAGAAAAAAGGAACAGTCTCCATGAAGATCTCAAAGTTTTTTACATACTTACCCGTATATGTTTTGATTATAAGTTTTAGTTTTTTGTTTGGTGCCTGTAAAAAAAACAAAGGAATCGACTCGAACGAATGGAAGGAAGAGTCTTTAAAAATCACCGCTTCCCTTTGTGACAAATATAGAAAATGTTCCGATCCCGATTGGAAATCCGTTCCTGATAAACTCAAAGATTTTACAAAATCGAGATTGGATGAAACGAATTGTCAAAAAACATTTCGTGATAGTAATGCTT
The nucleotide sequence above comes from Leptospira kobayashii. Encoded proteins:
- a CDS encoding LA_2478/LA_2722/LA_4182 family protein yields the protein MKISKFFTYLPVYVLIISFSFLFGACKKNKGIDSNEWKEESLKITASLCDKYRKCSDPDWKSVPDKLKDFTKSRLDETNCQKTFRDSNAYKLIGENPENIKLLYRECSKKILSASCEELKQGKVDSLPECENFKKIQSGD
- a CDS encoding OmpA/MotB family protein, whose translation is MRRSRFRKSSAEEEETSHNQERWLLTYADMITLLLGLFIILYAISKVDSKKLSEVATDIKRGFGLNASAMGLIVEGGSGILQEDLMEPKSQVYRLWEKVGFALRSLKEKAKLKLGLAETEELKLTFLTSNLSSGVILEEDPELEFAFKQLAELSKGMDIDVVVRVQIPYEATIDKSKFQNSWDYHSHRASIIAEKLVTDYGIPKEQVSVQGYATFQKSVDSDTPEKKAKEERIEVIIRKKEQSP
- a CDS encoding FFLEELY motif protein; this translates as MKENISPELRAAREEVVRAQVERFQNFYSSYFNRKETIAMAKFFFETVYNLEGKEEWETLAFNTYAKVKHMMKEGTRESVERLIELNTITDELDIKLGKLLLEHGWKPGTKISEEEYFERFRELGESQSRKKQLEVVLFNLRKFYDLAHRPINSYIMKPAAVMARMLGVYPLFKKVEQGYYATLPVSPEIFNSFFDEVEKREWEFLFQAFPELKK
- a CDS encoding LIC13341 family surface-exposed protein, coding for MSHYLRGILLLLFCFLFLHCQGSEVPSDDLVTRSLYGENTEQVVRVIGSKVINLDENPDLEAIVLSQSGQTEAISAYKKEGRTWKFLWKQEFNQLTLGSFHYDLKKLSWESGTIPGKEKKILEGDCIRRVVLAELAGDSFNSVFVEVLSEEPPMGLFSIPFGYRKGVKILDGLQLKEHEELVRTKRLEFEYSPKEKSVRIFPTNPNYSQEFIFNGWEMIPNLPMRPVPSFVSLEVEPKLEIGKESKVTLQLKNRGNYTTVTYLSLSFPGEAKIRLDENAKGLRFYNKGATVYNIVQNKQISSTQLLLEATKEGWGSNYKYGISFYYTPMTKENQKFLFRSSFKFYKEIVSIPNRFSVNKTEIDQQGFPTYPMLMDVK